One Brassica oleracea var. oleracea cultivar TO1000 chromosome C7, BOL, whole genome shotgun sequence genomic window carries:
- the LOC106304427 gene encoding peroxidase 15-like — protein sequence MATTRTFLVLFSLACSLTLCICDDESNYGGGEGNLFPGFYRSSCPKAEEIVRSVVAQAVAKEARMAASLMRLHFHDCFVQGCDGSLLLDSSGSIGSEKGSNPNSNSARGFDVVDQIKAALENECPGTVSCADLLTLAARDSSVLTGGPSWMVPLGRRDSRSASLSGSNNNIPAPNNTFSTILSRFNNQGLDLTDLVALSGSHTIGFSRCTSFRQRLYNQSGNGSPDITLEQSYATNLRQRCPPSGGDQNLSELDINSAGKFDNSYFKNLIENMGLLNSDQVLFSSNEESSELVKTYAEDQEEFFEQFAESMIKMGNLSPLTGSSGEIRKNCRKINS from the exons ATGGCAACAACGAGAACCTTTCTAGTTCTTTTCTCTCTCGCTTGTTCTCTTACTCTCTGCATCTGCGACGACGAGAGTAACTATGGCGGCGGTGAAGGGAATCTTTTCCCAGGTTTCTATAGAAGCTCATGCCCTAAGGCCGAGGAGATCGTGAGGTCAGTTGTAGCTCAAGCTGTTGCAAAAGAGGCTCGTATGGCTGCTTCTCTCATGAGGCTTCATTTCCACGACTGTTTTGTTCAG GGCTGTGATGGCTCGTTGCTTCTAGACAGCAGTGGAAGTATAGGTTCTGAGAAAGGCTCTAACCCTAATAGCAACTCGGCTCGCGGGTTTGATGTTGTTGACCAGATCAAAGCTGCATTGGAGAATGAATGCCCTGGAACTGTTTCTTGTGCTGACTTGTTAACCCTAGCTGCTAGGGACTCCTCTGTTCTT ACTGGTGGACCAAGCTGGATGGTTCCTTTGGGAAGAAGAGATTCGAGAAGTGCAAGCTTGAGTGGCTCAAACAACAACATTCCTGCACCCAACAACACTTTCAGCACAATTCTCTCGAGGTTTAATAATCAAGGTCTCGATCTCACCGACCTTGTTGCCCTGTCTG GGAGTCACACCATCGGCTTCTCAAGATGCACGAGTTTCAGACAAAGACTTTACAACCAGTCCGGAAATGGAAGTCCCGACATAACCTTAGAGCAGTCCTATGCTACTAACTTGCGCCAGAGGTGTCCGCCATCAGGTGGAGACCAAAACCTGTCGGAGCTTGACATCAACAGTGCCGGAAAGTTTGATAACAGCTACTTCAAGAACTTGATCGAGAACATGGGACTTTTGAATTCTGACCAGGTCTTATTCTCTAGCAACGAGGAATCTAGCGAGCTTGTGAAGACATATGCAGAGGATCAGGAAGAGTTCTTCGAGCAGTTCGCAGAATCAATGATCAAGATGGGGAATCTCTCTCCCTTGACAGGTTCGAGTGGTGAGATCAGGAAGAATTGCAGGAAGATTAACTCTTGA
- the LOC106302395 gene encoding uncharacterized protein At4g02000-like yields MGRALNPECQPMARLIIQMPRKWQKEGRVRGIALSQERFQFIFKNEHDLMNVLEKGVQTFNEWVIVLERWVENLPEDYLQFIPLWVQMRNKPVNYYTTVALEALGDIVGKVKVVAFDPTKPITQDYIRVLVRFNVANPLRTSKVIDLGGGKSMVIRFSYEKVQKKCYHYQRLNHEKPVCPILVRQRQEEAQLRRSRVQEELALKKQVLQEHDPLFGVLLESQVGINPLNGRPKIA; encoded by the coding sequence ATGGGGAGAGCGCTCAACCCTGAGTGTCAACCCATGGCCCGTTTGATTATTCAGATGCCAAGGAAATGGCAAAAGGAAGGAAGGGTGAGGGGTATTGCTCTGTCACAGGAACGCTTTCAGTTTATCTTTAAGAATGAACACGATCTGATGAACGTGTTAGAGAAGGGTGTTCAGACGTTCAATGAGTGGGTGATTGTGTTGGAGAGGTGGGTCGAGAATCTCCCAGAGGACTACCTGCAATTCATCCCTCTATGGGTTCAGATGAGGAACAAACCCGTAAACTATTACACAACGGTGGCGTTAGAAGCCCTGGGGGACATAGTTGGGAAAGTTAAAGTGGTAGCTTTTGATCCAACGAAGCCGATAACTCAAGACTACATCAGAGTTTTGGTGAGGTTCAATGTAGCTAACCCCTTGAGAACGTCTAAGGTGATAGACCTTGGTGGGGGGAAGTCCATGGTTATTCGGTTCAGTTATGAAAAGGTTCAGAAAAAGTGTTATCATTACCAGAGATTGAACCATGAGAAACCAGTGTGCCCCATCCTAGTGCGTCAAAGACAAGAAGAGGCGCAACTGAGGAGAAGCAGAGTCCAGGAAGAACTTGCTTTGAAGAAACAGGTTTTGCAGGAACATGATCCTCTCTTTGGGGTTTTGCTTGAGTCGCAAGTAGGGATAAACCCATTAAATGGAAGACCAAAAATAGCATAA